From a single Fulvivirga ulvae genomic region:
- a CDS encoding NADPH-dependent FMN reductase, with the protein MEKIVIVCGTNRVDSVSYQIAQIYQEILIGFNIETELIDLTELPHDFAFSALYNNAGKNEAFNHFRELMAENKKFVFIIPEYNGSFPGVLKTFIDGLKFPDSFRDKKCALVGLSSGIQGAGLALSHLTDIFHYCGMHVLALKPKLSHIEQHFKEGTIINELYMTLLQDQAKKLLEF; encoded by the coding sequence ATGGAGAAAATAGTAATTGTATGTGGCACAAACCGTGTCGATTCAGTATCCTATCAGATTGCGCAGATCTATCAGGAAATCCTGATTGGGTTTAATATCGAAACTGAGCTCATAGACCTAACCGAGCTCCCTCACGACTTTGCTTTTTCTGCTTTGTATAATAACGCAGGAAAAAATGAGGCCTTTAATCATTTTCGTGAATTAATGGCTGAGAACAAGAAATTTGTATTCATTATCCCGGAGTACAACGGTTCGTTTCCCGGAGTACTAAAAACTTTTATTGACGGTTTAAAATTTCCTGACAGTTTCCGGGACAAGAAGTGTGCTCTTGTTGGCCTTTCCTCTGGGATTCAGGGCGCAGGGCTTGCACTCAGTCACCTCACCGATATCTTCCACTATTGCGGCATGCATGTTTTGGCTCTGAAACCAAAATTGTCTCACATTGAGCAGCACTTTAAAGAAGGTACTATAATCAACGAGCTCTATATGACTTTGCTACAGGACCAGGCCAAAAAGCTACTGGAATTCTAG
- a CDS encoding fibronectin type III domain-containing protein, translating to MTKFKSKILISVVLLLLSTHLWANTDKYRLTIRDNPATSVVIGWNQVSGSNPVVYYGKTDHGTSWTNYPFSSSPSRQVSYRGMNSQFVRLTGLDPNTAYYFVIRDSQGTSQRFWFKTAPDDPNQRLSFIAGGDSRNNRTPRINANKLVAKLRPHAVLFGGDMTANGTDSEWREWFDDWQYTIGSDGRMIPIVATRGNHESSNDMIYNLFDTPSSEVYYAITFGGNLIRTYTLNTEISISGNQTTWLQNDLAANSNITWKMAQYHKPMRPHVSSKAEGNNQYANWADLFYNNKVKLVVECDAHTVKTTWPVKPSSGSGSDEGFIRDDTGGTVYTGEGCWGAPLRTNNDNKSWTRNSASFNQFKWVFVDQAKIEVRTIKVDNANQVGQVSDNNIFTPPANLDIWNPSNGAVVTITNDSNPDGGEVTVSSRVNSTNDDVEEHQNGSMYMNSSDIELVYDGSRGNQSIGLRFQGLSIPQGATILSAHVQFTVDETNSGSSNLTIKAHDTDNAPAFSTSSYNVSSRPTTSESVNWSPSAWSSVGQAGSSQKTPDLKNIVQELVNRNGWSQSSALALVITGTGERTAEAYDGSSASAPAIYVTYSTDGSGDPSSPEVLTFAKGISNGNDDAEESSSGSMYLNSSDLELVYDSHMSAGNQRIGLRFTNVTIPQGATIEKAYVQFTVDETANTSGSKTIYGEATDHSGAFTSGSFNISNRPVTSAAISWNPPAWNSTGASGTDQRTSDISQIIQEIVNRSGWNPGNALSLILAGSGRRVAESYNGSSAQAPLLVIEYTSEATNARVASDHTATDNESTQVSPLQDRDIPVFPNPITDLLTIDLRGVEEEKIVMEIYSLKGERVMANALISNQSNRFNLEALPAGAYLLKVITPSSIVKQVRIIKY from the coding sequence ATGACCAAATTCAAATCTAAAATTTTGATCTCGGTGGTACTGCTCTTACTCAGTACACACCTATGGGCTAATACTGATAAGTATCGCCTTACTATTCGGGACAATCCGGCTACCTCTGTGGTTATTGGCTGGAACCAGGTATCGGGATCTAATCCTGTTGTCTATTATGGAAAAACAGACCATGGTACAAGCTGGACAAACTACCCGTTCAGCAGTTCCCCCAGCCGCCAGGTATCTTACCGGGGCATGAACAGTCAGTTTGTGAGACTTACAGGACTTGACCCTAACACAGCGTATTACTTTGTGATCAGGGATAGTCAGGGGACAAGCCAACGTTTTTGGTTTAAAACTGCCCCCGATGACCCAAATCAGCGACTTTCATTTATAGCAGGAGGAGACTCAAGGAACAACAGAACGCCAAGAATCAATGCTAATAAGCTGGTAGCAAAATTAAGGCCTCATGCTGTACTTTTTGGTGGTGATATGACTGCCAATGGCACAGACAGTGAATGGAGGGAATGGTTTGATGACTGGCAGTATACTATCGGCTCAGATGGCAGGATGATCCCCATCGTAGCCACAAGAGGCAATCATGAAAGCTCAAACGACATGATCTATAACCTCTTTGATACACCAAGTTCAGAAGTATACTATGCCATCACTTTTGGAGGTAACCTGATAAGAACTTACACCCTCAATACTGAAATATCTATCTCCGGTAATCAGACTACATGGCTGCAAAACGACCTTGCCGCCAATTCAAATATAACCTGGAAAATGGCCCAGTACCATAAGCCTATGAGGCCTCATGTTTCATCCAAAGCTGAAGGCAATAACCAGTATGCCAACTGGGCAGACCTGTTTTACAACAACAAAGTAAAGCTGGTGGTAGAGTGCGATGCGCATACCGTTAAAACCACCTGGCCCGTAAAACCGTCGAGTGGCAGCGGAAGCGATGAGGGCTTTATACGTGACGATACAGGAGGCACAGTGTACACAGGTGAAGGCTGTTGGGGTGCACCATTGAGAACCAACAATGACAATAAATCATGGACAAGAAACAGTGCCAGCTTCAACCAATTCAAATGGGTGTTTGTAGACCAAGCCAAAATAGAGGTTCGTACGATCAAAGTGGACAATGCAAACCAGGTTGGCCAGGTAAGTGACAACAATATTTTTACACCACCTGCCAACCTCGATATTTGGAATCCAAGCAATGGGGCTGTGGTAACAATCACTAACGACAGTAATCCTGATGGAGGTGAAGTAACCGTGAGCTCGAGAGTTAACAGCACCAACGATGACGTGGAGGAACACCAAAATGGCAGCATGTACATGAACAGTTCGGATATTGAGCTGGTATACGATGGAAGCAGAGGCAATCAATCTATTGGCTTGAGATTTCAGGGACTTAGCATTCCCCAGGGAGCAACTATTCTCAGTGCCCATGTGCAATTCACAGTAGACGAGACCAACAGTGGCAGCTCTAACCTGACTATTAAAGCGCATGATACGGATAACGCTCCGGCTTTTTCGACATCAAGCTATAACGTTTCTTCAAGACCCACCACTTCGGAGTCGGTAAATTGGTCACCATCAGCCTGGAGCAGTGTAGGGCAGGCAGGCTCATCTCAAAAAACTCCTGATCTGAAAAATATTGTGCAGGAGCTGGTAAACAGAAACGGCTGGTCTCAAAGCAGCGCTCTGGCCCTTGTCATCACCGGTACGGGGGAACGTACAGCTGAAGCATACGACGGAAGCTCTGCCAGTGCTCCGGCTATCTATGTAACCTACAGCACCGACGGCTCAGGAGATCCATCTTCACCTGAGGTACTTACCTTTGCAAAAGGCATTAGCAACGGCAATGATGACGCCGAAGAATCATCTTCAGGCTCTATGTATCTCAATAGCTCAGACCTGGAGCTGGTATATGACAGCCATATGTCGGCTGGTAATCAAAGGATTGGCCTCCGTTTTACGAATGTCACTATTCCGCAGGGGGCTACTATTGAAAAAGCCTATGTTCAGTTTACAGTAGATGAAACGGCAAATACCAGCGGTTCAAAAACAATTTATGGAGAAGCCACCGATCACTCGGGTGCCTTTACCTCAGGATCATTTAATATTTCTAACCGGCCTGTGACTTCTGCTGCAATAAGTTGGAATCCACCGGCATGGAACTCAACAGGAGCTTCCGGCACAGACCAGAGGACTTCGGACATCTCACAAATCATTCAGGAAATAGTCAACAGGAGTGGCTGGAACCCTGGCAATGCACTGTCTCTGATATTAGCCGGATCAGGAAGAAGGGTGGCAGAGAGCTACAACGGTTCCTCAGCCCAGGCTCCACTGCTGGTAATCGAATATACCAGTGAGGCCACAAATGCCCGCGTTGCTTCTGATCATACGGCTACAGACAATGAGAGCACACAAGTCAGCCCATTGCAAGATCGTGACATACCTGTATTTCCTAATCCGATAACCGACTTATTGACTATTGACTTAAGAGGTGTTGAAGAAGAAAAGATTGTTATGGAGATTTATTCCCTCAAAGGTGAAAGAGTAATGGCCAATGCTTTGATCAGCAATCAATCCAACAGGTTTAACCTGGAAGCATTACCAGCCGGAGCTTACCTTCTAAAGGTTATAACTCCTTCATCAATAGTAAAGCAGGTCAGAATTATAAAGTATTAA
- a CDS encoding response regulator, whose product MKLNEVEILLIEDNPYEAELAIRNLKKYNLGNKLYHIDDGAEALEYIFSGNKEDGVSEQQIFNPKVILLDLKLPKVSGQEILREIRANDLTSTIPVVVLTSSSEESDIKECYKLGANSYIVKPVSFDSFSKAMKDLSMYWLLLNKRPVNTL is encoded by the coding sequence ATGAAGTTAAATGAAGTTGAAATATTACTAATTGAAGACAATCCTTACGAGGCAGAACTTGCAATCAGAAATTTAAAGAAATATAATCTTGGCAATAAGCTATATCATATAGATGATGGAGCCGAAGCACTTGAATATATTTTCTCTGGAAACAAGGAAGATGGAGTATCTGAGCAGCAAATTTTCAACCCCAAAGTTATTCTGCTTGATTTGAAATTACCTAAAGTGAGCGGTCAGGAGATTTTGAGAGAAATAAGAGCCAATGACTTAACAAGCACTATTCCAGTAGTAGTGCTTACATCATCCAGTGAAGAATCAGATATTAAAGAATGCTACAAACTCGGGGCTAACAGTTATATAGTTAAGCCGGTGAGCTTTGATAGCTTTTCCAAGGCTATGAAGGATTTGAGCATGTATTGGCTATTATTGAATAAAAGGCCTGTCAATACCCTTTGA
- a CDS encoding sensor histidine kinase, whose product MKSITSFKDRFSFTSSGEPFLYGALKTTATYCILTVLAIGLLVLFGWQFDIELIKRPIPELAAMNPLTATNFVMLTTASLFITRRYPIPGYWLGFTVFIVSLLFLIGYLFNFSFQIDHVLFFDKIRADDYYNLPSRMAPNTAINFILGSIIIFLARRKGKAVYIFQALALLMSLIALFSIFGYMYKVKEFYGILAYVPMSIHTAICFFMFGLSVLFFYNDRGFMREITSPFAGGVISRILIPLGIIIPGFLGYVRLYLDWKYSFSVEFGAAILVVALIVILVFLIWFEAFSLNEKDRWRREAEYEVRLTNVLLESSIESHKDVLIFSIDKNFRYLTFNSAFTEATHKAYGTTVRRGESMLDSITVEEDKEKARKSCEIAMNGDSLTVVDTYGELERNYFETRYNPIRNEDGEVVGVTVLSSDITDRKKYEEEINNLNKELESFSYSVAHDLRAPLRIIDGYVQILTEDCDKDLDQEGLRLLKVISGNAKKMGQLIDDLLNFSKLGRLPVAKSLVDVEKLISRVLDEQLRIANRNNIKINLGTLENLRCDEMLMQHVFTNLISNAIKYTGKKENATIEIDSSRNLETVTYRIKDNGAGFDAQYADKLFGVFQRLHKESDFEGTGVGLAIVQRIIAKHGGKIWAEAVIDEGATFYFSLPLNK is encoded by the coding sequence ATGAAATCAATTACCTCCTTTAAAGACAGGTTTTCTTTTACTTCATCGGGAGAACCCTTTCTTTATGGAGCCCTAAAAACCACCGCCACTTATTGTATTCTGACGGTTTTGGCTATTGGTTTGCTGGTGTTGTTTGGATGGCAGTTCGACATTGAACTTATTAAAAGGCCAATCCCGGAGCTGGCAGCTATGAATCCACTTACCGCCACAAACTTTGTCATGCTTACTACGGCTTCCTTATTTATTACACGGAGGTATCCGATTCCTGGCTATTGGCTTGGCTTCACAGTTTTCATTGTTTCACTGCTATTTTTAATTGGTTACCTTTTTAACTTTTCGTTTCAGATAGACCATGTTTTGTTTTTCGATAAGATCAGAGCAGACGATTATTACAATTTGCCAAGCAGAATGGCTCCGAATACAGCTATTAATTTCATCCTGGGGAGCATTATTATATTCCTGGCCAGGCGTAAAGGGAAAGCGGTGTATATATTTCAGGCCCTGGCTTTATTGATGTCCTTAATAGCACTTTTTTCTATTTTTGGATACATGTATAAAGTGAAAGAATTCTATGGCATTTTGGCTTATGTACCTATGTCAATTCATACGGCCATATGCTTTTTTATGTTTGGCTTGTCAGTATTGTTCTTTTACAATGACCGGGGTTTCATGAGGGAGATAACCAGTCCCTTTGCAGGAGGGGTTATTAGCAGGATCTTAATACCGCTAGGTATAATTATTCCAGGATTTTTAGGTTATGTCCGTTTATATCTGGATTGGAAGTATTCTTTTTCTGTAGAGTTTGGAGCTGCAATATTAGTTGTAGCTCTTATTGTTATATTGGTTTTCCTTATATGGTTTGAAGCATTTTCGCTGAATGAAAAGGATAGGTGGAGAAGGGAAGCCGAATATGAAGTAAGATTAACAAATGTACTTCTGGAGTCTAGTATAGAAAGTCATAAAGATGTGCTTATATTTTCAATTGATAAAAATTTCAGATATCTGACATTCAATAGTGCCTTTACAGAAGCTACACATAAGGCATACGGTACAACTGTACGGAGAGGAGAATCAATGCTGGATTCTATTACTGTAGAGGAAGATAAGGAAAAAGCTCGAAAAAGTTGTGAAATTGCCATGAATGGTGACAGCCTTACGGTGGTAGATACCTATGGTGAATTAGAGCGTAACTATTTTGAAACTCGTTACAACCCAATAAGGAATGAAGATGGCGAAGTGGTTGGAGTCACTGTACTATCGTCTGATATAACCGATCGAAAAAAGTATGAGGAGGAGATTAATAATCTGAATAAAGAGCTGGAGTCATTTTCATATTCAGTAGCTCATGACCTTAGGGCACCGTTAAGAATAATAGATGGATATGTACAGATCTTAACTGAAGATTGTGATAAGGACTTGGATCAGGAAGGGTTACGTCTGCTAAAAGTGATATCAGGCAATGCAAAAAAAATGGGGCAACTGATAGATGATTTGCTTAACTTTTCCAAATTAGGAAGACTACCAGTGGCTAAATCGCTTGTTGATGTAGAGAAATTGATCAGCAGGGTATTAGATGAGCAGTTACGGATTGCTAACAGAAATAACATTAAAATTAACCTGGGAACGTTGGAAAACCTGCGTTGTGACGAAATGCTCATGCAACATGTTTTTACGAATCTTATCTCAAATGCAATAAAGTACACGGGAAAAAAAGAAAATGCTACAATTGAAATTGACTCATCCAGAAATCTGGAAACCGTTACATATAGGATCAAAGATAATGGTGCAGGCTTTGATGCTCAATATGCTGATAAACTGTTTGGAGTGTTTCAGCGTCTTCATAAAGAAAGTGACTTTGAAGGCACTGGTGTAGGCCTGGCTATTGTACAAAGAATTATTGCGAAACATGGAGGTAAGATATGGGCAGAGGCCGTAATTGATGAAGGGGCAACTTTCTATTTTAGCTTGCCACTCAATAAATAG
- a CDS encoding endo alpha-1,4 polygalactosaminidase — MKNQFFLPLLIITCAACHDEDLQAPPSPLNIDYRQEMRDYVIGISQYSKALHPDFLVIPQNGIELVTDNGEEDGSPDSDYLTAIDGNGQEDMFYGYDNDDEATPSVESIYLMGLLDVSKNAGNTILTTDYCSTEAHMDDSYTQNESHGYISFAADQRELDNIPSYPISIHGENAEIITILGEAKNFLYLINPGEFTSKTAFIEAVTSTNYDLLIMDLFFTDGSVFSASEVEQLRSKANGGKRLVIAYMSIGEAENYRYYWNSEWNTNKPDWMDAENPDWAGNYKVRYWEPEWQSIIYGNDGSYLKKILDSNFDGVYLDIIDAFEYFENIGILNTRYIKSQKVSSGKTQVTST, encoded by the coding sequence ATGAAAAACCAGTTCTTTCTGCCTCTTTTAATCATAACATGTGCTGCCTGTCATGATGAAGACCTACAGGCGCCGCCATCACCACTAAACATTGACTACCGACAGGAAATGCGTGATTATGTAATAGGCATAAGCCAATATTCAAAAGCCCTGCATCCGGATTTTCTCGTCATCCCCCAAAATGGCATTGAACTCGTTACTGATAACGGCGAAGAAGACGGAAGCCCTGACAGTGATTATTTAACAGCCATAGATGGCAACGGACAGGAAGACATGTTTTACGGTTATGATAATGATGATGAAGCAACACCATCAGTTGAGAGTATATACCTGATGGGTTTGCTTGATGTATCAAAAAATGCAGGCAATACAATACTTACCACGGACTATTGCTCTACCGAGGCTCATATGGATGACTCTTATACTCAGAACGAAAGTCATGGCTATATTTCGTTTGCTGCAGACCAGCGCGAGTTAGACAATATACCCTCCTATCCTATTTCAATTCATGGTGAAAATGCCGAAATAATCACCATATTAGGCGAAGCCAAAAATTTTCTTTATCTCATAAACCCCGGCGAATTCACTTCGAAAACAGCATTTATTGAAGCAGTGACATCAACAAACTACGATTTACTGATCATGGATCTATTCTTTACAGATGGTTCGGTTTTTAGTGCTTCAGAAGTTGAACAGCTAAGAAGCAAAGCCAATGGAGGGAAGAGGCTGGTGATTGCTTATATGTCTATTGGCGAAGCAGAAAACTATCGATACTACTGGAACAGTGAATGGAACACCAACAAGCCTGACTGGATGGATGCCGAAAACCCTGATTGGGCAGGGAATTATAAAGTGAGATACTGGGAGCCCGAATGGCAGAGTATAATCTACGGAAATGACGGCTCATATCTAAAAAAGATATTAGATTCCAATTTTGACGGTGTTTACCTGGATATAATTGATGCCTTTGAATATTTCGAAAATATTGGCATACTAAACACGCGATACATTAAAAGTCAGAAAGTAAGTTCAGGAAAAACACAGGTTACTTCGACGTGA
- the map gene encoding type I methionyl aminopeptidase, producing the protein MSITCENELLGMRKISEVVGLTLKEMRDYAKPGMTTKHLDEFGGDILKGYGAASAPRLTYGFPGWTCISVNNEIAHGIPSAKTIIKEGDLVNIDVSAELNGFWADNGGSFVLGEDIHGHQGLVNASKEILHKAIHSIRGGVRISEVGKLIETEARKAGYRVIKNLTGHGVGRSLHEEPAEIANCYDPYNKKRFRKNSVVAVETFISTASTIANTQHDGWTLMGNRGGYVAQHEQTIIITGDKPEILTACNGIWD; encoded by the coding sequence ATGTCAATAACATGTGAAAATGAGCTGCTGGGCATGAGGAAGATCAGCGAAGTGGTGGGTTTGACTCTTAAAGAAATGAGAGACTATGCCAAACCGGGAATGACTACGAAGCACCTGGATGAATTTGGAGGAGATATACTGAAAGGTTATGGTGCGGCTTCTGCCCCCAGGCTCACTTACGGCTTTCCGGGCTGGACCTGCATCAGTGTCAACAACGAAATAGCCCATGGTATACCTTCCGCTAAAACCATAATCAAAGAAGGAGATCTGGTCAATATTGACGTCTCTGCTGAGCTGAATGGTTTTTGGGCTGACAACGGAGGCTCATTTGTGTTAGGTGAAGATATACATGGACATCAGGGACTTGTAAATGCATCTAAGGAGATTCTTCATAAAGCTATACATAGCATTAGGGGCGGAGTACGTATATCTGAGGTAGGAAAGCTTATAGAAACAGAAGCCAGAAAAGCGGGGTACAGAGTGATAAAAAATCTTACAGGGCATGGTGTGGGCAGGAGTCTGCATGAAGAGCCTGCGGAAATAGCTAACTGCTATGACCCTTATAACAAAAAAAGGTTCAGAAAAAACTCCGTAGTAGCGGTAGAAACATTTATCTCCACGGCTTCAACTATAGCAAATACGCAGCATGACGGCTGGACTTTAATGGGCAACAGGGGTGGCTATGTGGCACAACATGAACAGACAATAATAATTACCGGTGACAAACCGGAAATACTCACTGCCTGCAATGGTATCTGGGATTAG